A genomic stretch from Sulfurihydrogenibium azorense Az-Fu1 includes:
- a CDS encoding glycoside hydrolase family 57 protein, which translates to MKKLYLCFLWHMHQPYYKNPYTQTFEMPWVFLHAIKDYYEMPWHVSRYEKIKTTFNLVPSLIKQLKEYIQDPDSCYLIKTFKKAVESLTEEEKNYVLDISFNANLNTMIKPFERYYQLYLKKHSSTAKFTHQELADLQVLFLLSWTGNYLRENNEFVKNLSNKKAGFTHQDKVDLINQLTQFLKEIIPFYQKLQSDRKIEVSTTPYYHPIIPLLIDLTSAKESLPNIILPKVKVNFKDDAELQVKNAISFYQEIFESKPSGFWPSESSISNDTLKLFSQYNIKWTASDEDILFNSLGNKNLENLYKVYKYEGVYLFFRDKYLSDAIGFRYQNLDEKQAVKDFITRLKYIHEKVDFNPVVSVILDGENAWEFYKNNGKDFFDSLYTELSNQDWIEVITFSQVLKKDIVVENLNSVKAGSWIYGNFSTWIGHPEKNTAWEYLSQAKQVLESEKENENYKKAKEYLLIAQGSDWFWWYGDDHFNHYADRFDLLFRLNLQKVYEKLGKDIPTNLLKPIKKLYKQLILRQPTGYIKPVIDGYVSNYYEWLHSGEVDLKFDLSSMTFDTILEKLYYGYDEENLYLRLDGKVESITDKGYKLKVSILATCEMDFTFPLQSTLYENNGLKACSKKVIEIAIPLKLFSCRNFDLSFTVLENDKIIEKLPVYSVLNIDISQDFTYDWIV; encoded by the coding sequence ATGAAGAAGTTATACCTTTGCTTTTTGTGGCATATGCACCAGCCTTACTACAAAAATCCTTACACTCAAACCTTTGAAATGCCTTGGGTTTTTCTACACGCTATCAAAGATTACTACGAAATGCCTTGGCATGTTAGTAGATACGAAAAAATTAAGACTACTTTTAACCTTGTTCCATCTTTGATAAAGCAGTTAAAAGAGTACATTCAAGACCCTGACTCTTGCTATTTAATAAAAACTTTTAAAAAAGCTGTAGAATCTCTAACAGAAGAAGAAAAAAACTACGTTTTAGATATATCATTCAACGCAAACCTAAACACTATGATAAAACCTTTTGAAAGATACTATCAACTCTACCTAAAAAAACACTCCTCTACAGCAAAATTTACCCATCAAGAGCTTGCAGACTTACAAGTTCTGTTTCTACTGTCTTGGACTGGTAATTACTTAAGAGAAAACAACGAATTTGTAAAAAACTTGTCAAATAAGAAAGCAGGTTTTACCCATCAAGATAAAGTAGATTTAATAAACCAGCTTACACAATTTTTAAAAGAGATCATACCTTTTTATCAAAAACTACAAAGTGATAGAAAAATAGAAGTATCAACAACCCCATACTACCATCCTATTATTCCTCTTTTAATAGACTTAACTTCTGCAAAAGAATCTCTACCAAATATTATACTACCTAAAGTAAAAGTAAACTTTAAAGATGATGCAGAATTACAAGTCAAAAATGCTATATCCTTTTACCAAGAGATTTTTGAAAGTAAACCATCTGGTTTTTGGCCGTCAGAAAGTAGTATAAGTAATGATACATTAAAACTTTTTAGCCAGTATAATATTAAATGGACAGCTTCTGATGAAGATATACTATTTAACAGTTTAGGAAATAAAAACTTAGAGAACTTATACAAAGTTTATAAATACGAAGGAGTCTATCTATTTTTTAGAGATAAGTATCTTTCTGATGCAATAGGTTTTAGATACCAAAACTTAGATGAAAAGCAGGCTGTAAAAGATTTTATAACAAGGTTAAAGTACATACACGAAAAAGTAGATTTTAATCCGGTTGTTAGTGTTATTCTTGATGGAGAGAATGCTTGGGAGTTTTATAAGAACAATGGAAAAGACTTTTTTGATAGCCTTTACACAGAGTTATCAAATCAAGACTGGATTGAAGTTATCACTTTTTCACAAGTTTTAAAGAAAGATATAGTAGTTGAAAATCTAAACAGTGTAAAAGCAGGAAGCTGGATATACGGAAACTTTTCCACATGGATAGGCCACCCTGAGAAAAACACAGCTTGGGAGTATTTATCTCAGGCAAAACAAGTTTTAGAGTCTGAAAAAGAAAATGAAAACTACAAAAAAGCAAAAGAATACCTTCTTATCGCCCAAGGAAGTGATTGGTTTTGGTGGTACGGAGATGACCACTTTAACCATTACGCAGACAGGTTTGACCTTTTGTTTAGATTAAACTTACAAAAAGTCTACGAAAAACTTGGAAAAGATATCCCTACAAACCTTTTAAAACCTATAAAAAAACTGTATAAACAGCTTATTTTAAGACAACCTACAGGTTATATAAAACCAGTTATTGATGGCTATGTATCGAACTATTACGAATGGCTCCACAGTGGAGAGGTAGACTTGAAGTTTGACCTTTCATCAATGACCTTTGATACTATCTTAGAAAAACTTTACTATGGATACGATGAAGAAAACCTTTACCTAAGGTTAGATGGGAAAGTTGAAAGTATAACAGACAAAGGTTATAAGTTAAAAGTATCTATTTTAGCAACATGTGAAATGGACTTTACATTCCCACTTCAATCAACACTGTATGAAAACAATGGCTTAAAAGCCTGTAGTAAGAAAGTTATCGAGATAGCAATTCCTTTAAAACTTTTCAGCTGTAGAAACTTTGACCTGTCTTTTACAGTTTTAGAAAATGATAAAATAATAGAAAAACTACCAGTTTACAGTGTTTTAAACATTGATATATCCCAAGATTTTACTTATGACTGGATAGTGTAG
- a CDS encoding pilus assembly protein, with amino-acid sequence MRKLKFLLILLLLYNLNVRSANMSDYCYVPPFLASSIPPLVMLVSGKDHKLYYEAYNDASDLDEDGKLDVGYKHSIDYYGYFDPYKCYKYQNSRFEPIRKTNNKYCGGSGEWSGNFLNWLTMARIDVLRKVLYGGYRLTDSASETVLEATFIPQDAHSWGKEYSGTDTNLLTPFNPPSSNNRHLFCITSTSNGDTRKIRVLQNKSNRIWEWASKERPVCDNSLGTPSEYYIRVKVCDPSVGLEPNCKRYPGGGGTYKPIGLLQKYGEGDGSKWCSKTLKPCQTNNDCGSNEGLCVDKGQMYFGLITGSYEKNMSGGVLRKNIWSIVDETNANTGIFQSSENTPGNIILTFDRLKIVDFNYNNYSYAGGWVTTRPMIEGEFKNWGNPVGEMLYEALRYFAGKTSPTSSFTYSGNQDGGINLPKPNWGKFTAGGNSYKLYDIFPICAKPFVITLSDINNSYDSDSVPGSSFNSFSGDLSMLNVSALADTISSVEGISGNYFIGQSSSFYDFICSAKSMSSLATIRGLCPEEPTKQGSFYVASLAYYGNKKSGGWRDNFSGAKPSPIKTFSVALASPIPDIAVKIGGKLVRINPLGKSVSGCLNVYSSCAQKCSLTYSGGKLNITNCQSNAYCPTNQIVDFYVDTVNYDSDGNLTYAKFRINFEDVEQGGDHDMDAIVEYEIQPVGANQIKVKLTSSYAAGCIDQVLGFNISGTTEDGTWLVVKDKDANTDGDTPAVVGGMPLTWERTFTVTGSTAGQLKPPLWYAAKWGGFNDINGNEIPDLPQEWDKDGDGKPDTYFYVVNPLKLERELEKAFTEILKRASSGSTVATLSTKTSISSLMIQPFFFSSYTDSAGRDINWIGFSRSYWVDPKNDNREDTNSNKVLNLDFDKIFQIYFDTNNNQTKAAILTDTSTCTSTGTKDLVNLIPVFDSGCWLGNCNPSDRRIYYYTGSQLKDFTTSNYPDLKNIWDLVDDNSSNSSINDSTTQCIIRFLRGEDLSSDSTCSSNDYVKRNMKIKISDICPGLTGDKIWKLGDTITSTPAVVSNEKLNNYDYRYQDSTYYSYVNSDDYKNRPSILIQGANDGMLHFFRMGTIIDQSTTDPDNPVKLQNSPTDSGTNLIAKEEFAFIPKNAVPYLLWYGRKDYCHIPTLDSRVIVFDASINGNPNDYKTFNSWRTIVIGTMGFGGKALTAGNTTYSSSIFALDITDWLKNPSASVPTVLWEITLPDNTLVLSYPSIIRLGDANKNGNWYVVVGTGPNNPKPDSNSKFVNNPKIYFFDLKTGNKVNEISIPLPNNTVAAVGDTFPVDVDNDYSDDTIYFGLYGLKNQGNVWNNWGQFYRLVIKNGLSSASLSNAVNMETFNNNNQTPPITAAPNFTKDENGNLWVFFGTGRYLTEDDKTLSYKNYFIGFKDPCWNGSCSTTFTKSDFTDTTNENIQATIVEVKKVCICDSSGCSNRDVVYSAKGNTPAEVDKGWYKELTNEGVISQSLVFGSIIDFMTFIPPNDICAYEGNSKLYALYYKSGTAYPNPAILSPNAVTGTISVGQTVTVNPSINLGVGIPPRGNPFQVSVSQNSPNTYKKFIQISSGVVVRQSQQPITSKPGFILWIEK; translated from the coding sequence ATGAGAAAATTGAAATTTTTATTAATTTTACTCCTATTATACAACTTAAATGTAAGAAGTGCTAATATGTCAGATTACTGCTACGTTCCACCTTTCTTAGCTTCGAGTATACCACCACTTGTTATGCTTGTATCTGGAAAAGACCACAAATTGTATTATGAAGCTTATAATGATGCTTCTGACTTGGATGAAGATGGAAAACTTGATGTAGGATATAAACACTCCATAGACTACTACGGATATTTTGATCCTTATAAATGTTATAAATACCAAAATTCAAGATTTGAGCCTATTAGAAAAACAAATAACAAGTACTGTGGTGGGAGTGGTGAATGGAGCGGTAATTTCTTAAACTGGTTAACTATGGCAAGGATAGATGTTTTAAGAAAAGTCCTTTATGGTGGCTACAGATTAACAGACTCTGCTTCAGAAACGGTATTAGAAGCCACCTTTATTCCGCAGGATGCTCACAGCTGGGGAAAGGAATACAGCGGAACAGATACAAATCTATTAACCCCCTTTAATCCACCCTCTTCGAACAATCGCCACCTTTTCTGTATAACAAGTACCTCTAATGGAGACACCAGAAAAATAAGAGTGTTACAAAATAAGTCAAATCGTATTTGGGAGTGGGCATCTAAAGAGAGACCTGTCTGTGATAACAGTTTGGGAACTCCTTCTGAATACTATATAAGGGTAAAAGTTTGCGACCCATCGGTAGGTCTTGAGCCAAATTGTAAGAGATACCCTGGTGGTGGGGGAACCTATAAACCTATCGGTCTACTTCAGAAGTATGGGGAGGGTGATGGCTCAAAATGGTGTTCCAAAACCTTAAAACCCTGTCAAACTAACAATGATTGTGGATCAAATGAAGGATTGTGTGTAGACAAAGGGCAGATGTACTTTGGACTTATAACAGGTTCTTATGAAAAGAACATGAGCGGAGGTGTTCTTAGAAAGAATATATGGTCGATTGTTGATGAAACAAACGCTAATACCGGAATTTTTCAATCCTCGGAAAATACACCCGGAAATATTATACTTACATTTGATAGACTGAAGATTGTTGATTTTAACTATAATAATTATTCCTACGCAGGTGGTTGGGTTACAACCCGTCCTATGATTGAAGGAGAATTCAAAAACTGGGGAAATCCTGTTGGAGAAATGCTTTATGAAGCACTTAGATATTTTGCTGGAAAAACCAGTCCTACCTCAAGTTTTACATATTCAGGAAATCAAGATGGAGGTATTAACTTACCTAAGCCCAACTGGGGAAAGTTTACCGCAGGTGGTAATTCTTACAAACTTTACGATATCTTTCCCATATGCGCAAAGCCATTTGTTATAACTCTTAGCGACATTAACAACAGCTACGACTCGGATAGCGTTCCCGGTTCATCTTTTAACTCATTTAGTGGTGACCTTTCTATGCTCAATGTCTCTGCTCTTGCAGATACCATCTCCTCAGTTGAAGGTATTTCAGGAAATTACTTTATTGGACAATCCTCATCTTTCTATGATTTTATATGCTCCGCTAAGAGCATGTCTTCCCTTGCAACTATTAGAGGTCTGTGTCCAGAAGAACCCACCAAGCAAGGTAGTTTCTATGTAGCATCTCTTGCTTACTATGGAAACAAAAAGAGCGGAGGATGGAGAGATAACTTCTCGGGCGCAAAACCTTCTCCTATAAAAACTTTTTCTGTAGCCTTAGCTTCACCTATTCCAGATATAGCGGTAAAAATAGGGGGTAAATTAGTCAGAATTAACCCTCTTGGAAAATCTGTAAGTGGTTGTTTAAATGTGTATTCTTCTTGCGCGCAAAAATGTTCATTAACCTACTCTGGAGGCAAATTAAATATAACAAATTGCCAATCTAACGCATACTGTCCAACCAATCAAATTGTTGATTTTTACGTAGATACAGTAAACTATGACTCTGATGGTAATTTAACATACGCCAAGTTTAGAATCAACTTTGAGGATGTGGAACAGGGTGGAGACCATGATATGGATGCAATCGTAGAGTATGAAATTCAACCTGTAGGGGCAAATCAAATAAAAGTAAAATTAACCTCTTCTTATGCTGCAGGATGTATAGACCAGGTATTAGGTTTTAACATTTCTGGAACCACTGAGGATGGCACATGGCTAGTGGTAAAAGATAAAGATGCCAACACTGATGGAGACACTCCAGCTGTAGTAGGTGGAATGCCTTTAACATGGGAAAGAACCTTTACAGTTACAGGTTCTACAGCTGGACAGCTTAAACCACCTCTGTGGTATGCTGCCAAATGGGGAGGTTTTAATGATATAAACGGCAACGAAATACCAGATCTTCCTCAAGAATGGGACAAAGACGGGGATGGAAAGCCGGATACATATTTTTATGTCGTAAATCCTCTTAAACTGGAAAGAGAGTTAGAAAAAGCATTTACAGAAATACTTAAGCGTGCTTCCTCCGGTTCAACTGTTGCTACATTATCAACAAAAACTTCCATTTCTTCCTTAATGATTCAACCTTTCTTCTTTTCTTCTTATACAGACTCTGCAGGAAGAGATATAAACTGGATTGGTTTTTCAAGATCCTATTGGGTAGACCCTAAAAACGATAACAGAGAGGATACAAACTCAAACAAAGTTTTAAACCTTGATTTTGACAAAATTTTCCAAATATATTTTGATACAAACAATAACCAGACTAAAGCTGCAATTCTTACAGATACCTCTACATGTACTTCAACAGGAACAAAAGATTTAGTAAATTTAATTCCAGTATTTGATAGTGGCTGTTGGCTTGGAAACTGTAATCCATCTGACAGAAGAATTTATTATTATACAGGATCACAGTTAAAGGATTTCACTACTTCAAACTATCCCGATCTTAAAAATATTTGGGATTTAGTCGATGATAATTCTTCTAACAGCTCAATAAACGATTCAACCACACAATGTATCATAAGATTTTTAAGAGGTGAAGATTTGTCTTCCGATTCAACCTGTTCATCTAATGATTACGTAAAAAGAAACATGAAAATAAAAATTTCTGATATATGTCCTGGATTGACGGGAGATAAAATTTGGAAATTAGGAGATACCATCACTTCAACACCAGCTGTTGTATCAAACGAAAAATTAAATAATTACGACTATAGATATCAAGATTCAACTTACTACAGTTATGTAAACTCGGACGATTATAAAAATAGACCAAGTATTCTTATTCAAGGTGCAAATGATGGAATGCTCCACTTCTTTAGAATGGGAACTATCATAGACCAATCTACAACAGATCCAGATAATCCTGTTAAACTTCAAAACTCTCCAACTGATTCCGGCACTAACTTAATTGCTAAGGAAGAATTTGCTTTTATACCTAAAAATGCTGTACCTTACTTATTGTGGTATGGAAGAAAAGACTACTGCCATATTCCTACCTTAGACAGTAGAGTAATAGTTTTTGATGCTTCAATAAATGGAAATCCTAATGACTATAAAACTTTTAATTCTTGGAGAACTATTGTAATTGGTACAATGGGATTTGGAGGAAAAGCCTTAACCGCAGGTAACACAACATATAGTTCATCTATATTTGCTCTTGATATTACAGACTGGCTAAAAAATCCTTCAGCTTCGGTACCAACAGTTTTATGGGAAATAACCCTTCCTGATAATACTCTAGTATTATCTTATCCATCTATAATAAGATTAGGTGATGCTAACAAAAACGGAAACTGGTATGTAGTGGTAGGAACAGGACCCAATAATCCAAAACCTGACTCAAATTCAAAATTTGTTAATAATCCTAAAATATACTTTTTTGATTTAAAAACTGGAAATAAGGTTAATGAAATCAGTATACCTTTACCAAATAACACTGTAGCAGCAGTTGGTGATACTTTTCCAGTTGACGTTGATAATGACTATTCAGATGACACTATATACTTTGGACTCTATGGATTAAAGAATCAAGGAAATGTGTGGAATAATTGGGGACAATTTTACAGATTAGTTATAAAAAACGGTCTTTCATCAGCATCACTTTCTAACGCTGTAAATATGGAAACATTTAATAATAATAACCAAACACCACCTATCACAGCTGCACCCAACTTTACAAAAGATGAAAATGGAAATCTCTGGGTATTCTTTGGCACAGGAAGATATCTAACAGAAGATGATAAAACGTTAAGTTATAAAAATTACTTTATAGGTTTTAAAGATCCCTGCTGGAATGGAAGTTGTAGCACAACCTTTACTAAGTCAGATTTTACAGATACTACAAATGAGAACATTCAAGCTACTATAGTAGAAGTTAAAAAAGTTTGTATATGTGATTCATCAGGGTGTAGTAATAGAGATGTAGTTTACTCTGCTAAAGGAAACACTCCAGCGGAAGTTGATAAAGGATGGTATAAGGAATTAACTAATGAAGGAGTTATATCACAAAGTTTAGTATTTGGAAGTATAATAGACTTCATGACATTTATACCGCCAAATGATATTTGTGCTTACGAAGGAAATTCCAAACTTTACGCACTATACTATAAATCCGGAACTGCTTATCCTAACCCAGCAATACTATCACCAAATGCCGTAACAGGAACAATATCTGTAGGTCAAACAGTTACTGTAAATCCTTCTATAAATTTAGGTGTTGGTATTCCACCCAGAGGAAATCCGTTCCAAGTATCAGTAAGTCAAAATTCTCCAAACACATACAAAAAGTTTATCCAAATATCCTCCGGAGTGGTTGTTAGACAATCACAACAACCTATTACCAGCAAACCAGGGTTTATACTATGGATAGAAAAGTAA
- the kdsB gene encoding 3-deoxy-manno-octulosonate cytidylyltransferase, protein MKKAIFIPARRGSTRLKDKLLLPVKDKPVIAWTVENALKVGYPVVVVCDDLEFKNVLKDYPVEVILTPSDLKSGSDRVAFALKDLDYDTVVNLQGDEPTVDPQDIKKIFQALEKDKVATLSYPIEKEEDYINPNIVKVVIDKDNYALYFSRSPIPFYRDIDFSKMLNILKPQKHIGIYGYRKEVLLDFSFKLSPSTIEEVEKLEQLRLLYNGYKIKVIQASKDTLGIDTKEDYERFCQLI, encoded by the coding sequence ATGAAAAAAGCTATATTTATTCCGGCTCGTAGAGGCTCTACAAGGTTAAAAGATAAGCTACTTTTACCCGTAAAAGACAAACCTGTTATAGCTTGGACTGTGGAAAATGCTTTAAAGGTTGGTTATCCTGTTGTAGTTGTGTGTGATGATTTAGAGTTTAAAAATGTCTTAAAAGACTATCCAGTAGAAGTGATACTAACACCTTCAGACTTAAAAAGTGGCTCAGACAGAGTAGCCTTTGCGTTAAAAGATTTAGACTATGACACTGTTGTAAACCTACAAGGAGATGAACCTACAGTAGACCCACAAGATATAAAAAAAATATTCCAAGCACTTGAAAAAGACAAAGTTGCTACCTTATCCTACCCTATAGAAAAAGAAGAAGACTACATAAACCCAAACATAGTTAAAGTCGTGATAGACAAAGACAATTACGCCCTTTACTTCTCAAGAAGTCCTATTCCATTTTACAGAGATATAGACTTTTCAAAAATGCTAAACATACTAAAACCTCAAAAACATATAGGTATATACGGCTATAGAAAAGAAGTTTTGTTGGACTTTTCATTTAAACTCAGCCCTTCAACTATAGAAGAGGTAGAAAAGTTAGAACAGCTCAGACTACTTTATAACGGCTACAAAATCAAAGTAATCCAAGCATCAAAAGACACCCTCGGTATAGACACAAAAGAAGACTACGAGAGATTCTGTCAACTAATTTAA
- a CDS encoding DUF29 domain-containing protein yields MVEIKQDLKKLYEKDYYNWLIENIKLLKEKDFVYKWENYPNLRSKIWRISIITSQDKIKRLLEENPSLKSKIEKCLEDAWKDATGWIAQETDKDLEDLPLKSPYSFDEIMSFNPKKEDVAKWPYNL; encoded by the coding sequence ATGGTAGAAATAAAACAAGATTTAAAAAAACTCTATGAAAAAGATTACTACAACTGGCTGATAGAGAATATAAAACTTTTAAAAGAGAAGGACTTTGTTTACAAATGGGAAAACTATCCAAACCTTAGGTCAAAAATTTGGAGGATAAGCATCATAACCTCTCAAGATAAGATAAAAAGACTCCTTGAAGAAAATCCATCTTTAAAATCTAAAATAGAAAAATGTTTAGAAGACGCTTGGAAAGATGCTACCGGCTGGATAGCCCAAGAAACAGACAAAGATTTAGAAGACCTACCTTTAAAAAGTCCTTATAGTTTTGATGAGATAATGAGTTTTAACCCTAAAAAAGAAGATGTAGCAAAATGGCCTTACAACCTATGA
- a CDS encoding alpha-amylase/4-alpha-glucanotransferase domain-containing protein: MVKLLFGIHCHQPIDNFYEVVDDAINKAYKPFLEVVKDYPDFKFSVHYSGWLLEYIKNNDKSLFKLMQDLSYNGQIEFFSGGFYEPILAVIPSDDRKYQIEKLNNFIKENFGQTPKGLWLTERVWDSSIVTDLVECGIEYVIVDDYHFLSTGFKKEALYGYYTTESNGYKINLFPIDKNLRYLIPFKPVEKILEYLNSISKYGVNPAGIIFDDGEKFGVWPKTYWWVYQERWLNQFLEVITSQKDVKPYHYRDYLKEEKPIGFAYLPITSYHEMGEWSLFPEDFQEFEELKEFLEKNGLQNHFEKFVKGNIWHNFLVKYPESNRIHKRVLDLSTTGRPYKKNKEFLENLLKSQCNDVLWHGIFGGLYLPNLRNNTYKYIIKADKELEKLSKPPKIQVKDLDLDGYEEVKITTQKMILIFDSKESGQLTELSLKDKEFNFQNTLTRRKEGYHKNLLTPKQDTPSEEGITTIHNAQLEIDPQHIKDLLIYDWYTKNSFIDHITDDSFNLETFYRCSFREYSDFTNQPFNLEYAKDEIVFKRKGGVYKDKKYNTILIKTYKVEESKITALLQLQTDYKDILKYVCEFNFHFANLPHHLTQPIYHGKSITFKLKDNYTQKTIIFNFNKELDIFTYPINTVSQSEKSVDITNQGLSIGFLTDFQEELNLKITLEIVDL; encoded by the coding sequence ATGGTTAAACTTTTGTTTGGTATCCACTGCCATCAACCGATAGATAACTTTTATGAAGTGGTTGATGATGCCATTAACAAAGCCTACAAACCATTTTTAGAAGTGGTAAAGGACTACCCAGACTTTAAATTCTCAGTTCATTACTCAGGATGGCTTCTTGAGTACATAAAAAACAACGATAAAAGCCTTTTTAAACTTATGCAGGACCTATCTTACAACGGCCAGATAGAGTTTTTTAGTGGTGGTTTTTACGAGCCTATCCTTGCAGTAATACCGTCAGATGACAGAAAATACCAGATAGAAAAACTAAACAACTTTATAAAAGAAAACTTTGGACAAACTCCAAAAGGACTGTGGCTTACAGAGAGGGTTTGGGACAGTAGTATAGTTACTGACTTAGTAGAGTGTGGAATAGAGTATGTAATAGTTGATGATTACCACTTTTTATCAACAGGATTTAAAAAAGAAGCTCTCTACGGATACTACACAACAGAGAGTAATGGCTACAAAATAAACCTATTTCCAATAGATAAAAACCTAAGATACTTAATACCTTTTAAGCCTGTAGAAAAGATTTTAGAGTACTTAAACTCAATCTCAAAATACGGTGTAAACCCGGCAGGTATAATATTTGACGATGGAGAAAAGTTTGGTGTATGGCCTAAAACTTACTGGTGGGTTTATCAAGAAAGATGGTTAAACCAGTTTTTAGAAGTTATCACATCTCAAAAAGATGTAAAACCTTATCACTACAGAGATTACCTAAAGGAAGAAAAACCTATAGGTTTTGCATATCTTCCAATTACATCTTACCACGAGATGGGAGAGTGGAGCCTATTCCCAGAAGATTTCCAAGAGTTTGAAGAGTTAAAAGAGTTTTTAGAAAAAAATGGACTACAGAACCACTTTGAAAAGTTTGTAAAAGGCAATATTTGGCACAACTTTTTAGTCAAGTACCCAGAGAGCAACCGTATCCACAAAAGAGTATTAGACCTTTCTACAACTGGAAGACCATACAAGAAAAACAAAGAATTTTTAGAAAACCTTTTAAAATCTCAATGTAATGACGTTTTATGGCATGGGATATTTGGTGGTTTATACCTACCAAACCTTAGAAACAACACATACAAATACATAATAAAAGCCGATAAAGAACTTGAAAAGCTATCAAAACCCCCAAAAATCCAAGTAAAGGACTTAGACCTTGACGGTTATGAAGAAGTAAAAATAACAACTCAAAAAATGATACTAATCTTTGACTCAAAAGAGTCCGGACAGCTTACAGAACTATCCTTAAAAGACAAAGAGTTTAACTTCCAAAACACACTAACAAGAAGAAAAGAAGGCTACCACAAAAACCTGCTAACCCCAAAACAAGACACACCTTCCGAAGAAGGAATAACAACCATACACAACGCCCAGTTAGAAATAGACCCACAGCACATAAAAGACCTTCTAATATACGACTGGTACACAAAAAACTCATTTATAGACCACATCACAGATGACAGCTTCAACTTAGAAACTTTTTATAGATGTAGTTTTAGAGAGTACTCAGACTTTACAAACCAGCCATTTAACCTTGAGTATGCAAAAGATGAGATAGTCTTTAAAAGAAAAGGAGGAGTGTACAAAGATAAAAAGTACAACACAATCCTCATAAAAACCTACAAAGTAGAAGAAAGCAAAATAACAGCTCTCCTGCAGCTCCAGACAGACTACAAAGACATTTTAAAATATGTTTGTGAGTTTAACTTTCACTTTGCAAACCTTCCACACCATCTAACCCAGCCTATATACCACGGCAAATCTATAACCTTTAAACTAAAAGATAACTACACTCAAAAAACAATAATTTTTAACTTTAATAAAGAGTTAGACATATTTACCTACCCTATAAACACCGTTAGCCAGTCAGAAAAATCTGTAGACATCACAAATCAAGGCTTAAGTATAGGATTTTTAACAGATTTTCAAGAAGAGTTAAACCTAAAAATAACTTTAGAGATAGTAGACCTATGA